In the genome of Coraliomargarita sinensis, one region contains:
- a CDS encoding cytochrome C assembly family protein: MFSELALTDRTAFAAGAGIYLVAFLLGLVMLLLRKPYSRAVMFALLTGGFLMQTLGLNLRGAEIKACPLGNSFEIAQFIAWSLVLLFFIVGPAFKLRLLGFFTSGLAAVIAGGALLVPNWDRPYPPGIFGGNPWIELHAALAIFSYGVFAILALVSVMFLIQQHGLKKKQFKGIYQYLPSVHQLDLMAKRLLVTGVIVLTAALVFGAVFWINNLDLVPIFKLTATCLIWLGYVIVVVLRMQKRLVTRRHAIAAIILFLLAMASLWPVQSAHKEAHSAIEAPASATK; encoded by the coding sequence ATGTTCAGCGAGCTCGCCCTGACGGACCGTACGGCCTTTGCCGCCGGAGCCGGAATCTACCTTGTCGCCTTCCTTCTCGGGTTGGTGATGTTGCTGCTGCGCAAGCCCTACTCACGGGCCGTCATGTTTGCCTTACTGACCGGGGGCTTTCTTATGCAGACCCTGGGGCTGAACCTGCGTGGTGCCGAGATCAAGGCTTGCCCACTGGGCAACAGCTTCGAAATCGCCCAGTTTATTGCCTGGTCGCTGGTGCTGCTTTTCTTTATTGTCGGACCCGCATTCAAGCTTCGGCTGTTGGGTTTTTTCACCTCGGGATTGGCGGCAGTGATCGCCGGCGGGGCGCTTCTCGTGCCAAACTGGGACCGCCCCTATCCACCCGGAATTTTTGGCGGCAATCCGTGGATTGAGTTGCACGCGGCGCTCGCCATTTTCAGCTACGGCGTCTTCGCTATTCTCGCTCTGGTCTCGGTCATGTTTCTCATCCAGCAGCACGGGCTTAAAAAGAAACAGTTCAAGGGCATCTACCAATACCTGCCCTCGGTCCACCAACTCGATCTCATGGCCAAACGTTTGCTGGTGACCGGTGTTATCGTCCTGACCGCGGCGCTTGTCTTCGGCGCTGTCTTCTGGATCAACAACCTCGACCTGGTGCCCATTTTCAAACTCACGGCGACCTGCCTGATCTGGCTAGGCTACGTCATCGTCGTCGTGCTGCGCATGCAGAAGCGGCTTGTCACGCGGCGTCACGCCATCGCAGCCATCATCCTTTTCCTTCTGGCCATGGCCTCTCTATGGCCGGTGCAGTCAGCTCATAAAGAAGCGCACAGTGCTATCGAGGCACCTGCCTCCGCCACCAAGTAA
- the hemA gene encoding glutamyl-tRNA reductase: MGDSLKSLFVLGSSHNEAPLEVRERLALSGEKLAQLQRTLLEDSAIRECLVVNTCNRLEIYGLANPGEKTEETVRNYLCQAQGVSRELLDEHSFWHTNLDVLQHALEVSAGLDSQMVGETEILGQMKEAYAQAKAAKATGTVLNRLFEKSFQAAKSARTQTGITRGQVSIGNVAVDLASRIFGNLDKSRVLLLGSGEVGEKTAQALKSRGVADISVSSRTYENAHRLAHELKGAAIDFDDFIEQLYHFDIVIGSTAAPGTLLSKEVVRTAIRSRPDQPFFLIDLAMPRDIDPKVEDLENVYLYNLDDLSKIANENLAARQSEIERARDILKGHAWNLWLQLRRRELMRGI; encoded by the coding sequence ATGGGTGATTCATTAAAGTCATTGTTTGTCTTGGGCAGTTCGCACAACGAAGCGCCCCTTGAGGTGCGCGAACGGCTGGCTCTCAGCGGGGAGAAACTCGCACAGCTTCAGCGTACTTTACTGGAGGACAGCGCCATCCGGGAATGTCTGGTAGTCAATACCTGCAACCGTCTTGAGATCTATGGTCTAGCCAATCCCGGCGAAAAGACGGAAGAAACCGTACGCAATTACCTCTGCCAGGCCCAGGGCGTAAGCCGGGAACTGCTCGACGAACACTCATTCTGGCATACCAACCTTGATGTGCTCCAGCACGCCTTGGAGGTCTCCGCCGGTTTGGACTCTCAAATGGTCGGTGAAACAGAAATCCTCGGACAAATGAAAGAGGCCTACGCACAGGCGAAAGCCGCCAAGGCAACCGGCACCGTGTTGAACCGCCTCTTTGAAAAAAGCTTTCAGGCCGCCAAATCAGCCCGAACTCAAACCGGTATTACCCGCGGCCAGGTCAGTATCGGGAATGTCGCGGTAGATTTGGCCAGCCGTATTTTCGGCAACCTCGATAAAAGCCGTGTGCTGCTGCTGGGTAGCGGTGAGGTCGGCGAAAAGACAGCCCAGGCCCTCAAGAGCCGGGGTGTGGCGGATATTTCCGTCAGCAGCCGGACCTACGAAAACGCCCATCGCCTGGCCCACGAACTCAAGGGCGCGGCGATCGACTTCGACGACTTCATCGAACAACTTTACCATTTCGACATTGTGATTGGTTCCACCGCAGCGCCGGGAACTCTTCTAAGCAAGGAAGTTGTTCGAACCGCCATACGTTCACGCCCGGATCAACCCTTCTTCCTTATCGATCTGGCCATGCCCCGCGATATCGACCCGAAAGTTGAGGATCTGGAGAATGTATACCTCTACAATCTCGACGACCTCTCCAAAATTGCCAACGAAAACCTGGCCGCCCGACAGTCCGAAATTGAGCGCGCCCGGGATATTCTGAAAGGGCACGCCTGGAACCTCTGGCTACAACTGCGCCGGCGTGAATTGATGCGCGGGATCTAA